Within the Syngnathoides biaculeatus isolate LvHL_M chromosome 13, ASM1980259v1, whole genome shotgun sequence genome, the region CTTATATGTCGCTCTTTGGACTGTACGGTTTTACTGGCGCTCGTCGCCGCTCGACGGCCTAACATGGCTTTGTGTGCTTCTGCGGGAAGATGATTGACTTCGTATCTGCTGCGTGTTGACTAATTCCTTCCAGGAAATAAGCTGCAAGAACAAGTCACCGGACGCATGCCGAGTGGATTGCTCTCACGGGGTTCAAAATCCTACCTGTCAACTTTAACCCCTCGATGGACTTGAAACACACGTGGACCAACCGTGGAAAGAAACACGTCTGACACAGCAAGCACTGAGAAAGAGGTCCCAAATACTGGAGAGAACTAGACTGCCCCCTTGTGTGCTTTTACAAACTTGCAACCTGTAATTCAGACATAacaaaacccatccatccatccatccatccagtttctgaaccgcttatcctcacgagggtggcgggattgctggagccaatcccagctgtcgtcgggcggaaggcagggtacacccctgaactggttgccacccaatcgcagggcacatggagacaagtcccactcacaatcacacatgaggaaaatttagagtctcaagtgaatgtttttgggatgtgggatgtgcCAGGAGAagacgcacgcaggcacggggaaaatatgcaaactccacacgggacttgcaccatggtcctcagaaatgtgaggccaactccGTGCCACCCACTTTTATTTAATCAAGCATTtaattaaactgtttttttttttccaattcttaCTCAAAGTTGGAAATACTTTGACTACGTTTGGACACAATAGTCGCGACGATGGCTGTCCccttttttgaaaatcaaattcttcAAGCTGGTGAGTGTGCACACATGCAAATAAGGGCATTTTCCATCACCTGTTCAAATTTACATGCGTGGTCAGAAAGATTACCatactttcaaaaaaataatgttttgacaATGATGCAAAAGGGGGACCAGCGTGAAGAACATCATGGTGACATCACTAAAAATGAAGTCATGCTCAGTTGctgtaaaaagacacacacgatACACAGCATCTTGTTTGTTTGATCTATTCTAATTTAAAGAAAAGCAAAGGAATATGTCAGTGCTGGTGTAGTGACGATGCAAAAATGGCCCGGTGTACTTCGACAGCAATCGTAAAACGGCGTCACAACGTGCCATGAACATAAGCAACCTTCAAAATGGAGTGGAAGTAGTTCAAATATTTGACCGATTCTGACTTGGCTGTTAGTTTAATCCGTAAGTACAAAAGCACtttctttcaaatgaaaaactaaACGATCGTTCGGCACGTTGCAATGATAATGTCAAATACTTCTGAGTCCAACTCGattatttacagatttttataGCGCTGACTATGACTGTGTCCGATTGATGTCATGAACTTATGCTCGGTCGTCCCAAATATGACGAAACGGAGCACATCCAGCAGGGGCTCTTGAGCGGAGTTGAAGCAAGTTTACGACAAAACGGATCCAGCAGCTTGAATTGCAAGGTCGTCTCACgactatatttacaattattaatACTCACACTGCAAAAAGTAGGATGGTCAGCCTTTGGGGTGAAATCCAAGAATGAAGCTGAAAGTAAAATGTACAaccataataaaaataatgcaataataTGAATGCACAAAGCTAAAATTGTTCCAAAATTCTGAGGTCGAGATCGATGGTTATGATATTTACACAGGACTTCAATTGTCACGTCTTAACTGACATTAACATGTGACTTGATGTGTCacatttccaaatattttgtttttatcgaTGAAACACTTTTAAACTTCACATTCAGCAGCTTGTCAAGAAGCTGAAACTgctgtgggtggggtgggggggggggtcacaaatAAATCCTGTTTTCCATTTGCTACCAAAAAAAGAGACTTGGAAAAAGGGGGCTTGATTTTTCATTACTATCAagcctctttttaaaaaaaatgtggtgatttgtttttgtgatttggatgttgtgagggaagacacgaggagATGCAAcggctcgactctgagcccctcccggatgaccttGATGAGCTTCTGGCCCTCTTGgtgagggagagcccggacgcaATCTGCAAAAAGCACAGATGCAATACTGGGGCCACAAACCGGACCCCATCTAGACCTCTGCTGCGGCTAGAAATTCAGTCCATGAAATGTATTAACTGgctcagtgacaaagggcaactTCAGCGGATTCCGCCCCTCACTGGAAACGATTCTGACTTAATGCCAGCAATGCACTGGCAAACACTCGACAACGGCCGTACAGGCCTTGAGCAGCCCGTATCAGTAGGTTTAGTACATCGTACTCCCAAAGCACCCCTCACAAGACTCCCCAAGAGACACAGTTGAACAccttctctaggtccacaaactTCGTGTTGGCCAAACTCCCATCCACCCTCCAGGACCCTGCCGAGGGCGAAGAGCAGGACTGGACGAAAACCCCACTGGTCCTCCTGAATCTTGAGATTAGGCTTCCCGATGGACCCAGCACCCCTGGATAgacccctgtagttggaacacaccctccagtccccctttttaaaaaagggggacTAGGAACCCAGTCTGCCAACGTAGAGGCAGTGTCCCCGATGTCCAAGCGATGTTGGAGAGGCCTGTCAAGCAGGACAGCTCCACATATAATACCAGACCATACCTCGACTCACCACAAGAATACAAACGTATGTCTCGAAATTGCACCGCATGcaacacgttttttttaaatataatatatactaaTAACCTCCTCGGTGAAGGTAACATATACAGTACGCTTCACTTATTTCAAGCGCCCGCTCGAGAAGCGCGTTAATGCCAAATCACAGTCAGGCTTTCACGTCTCTTGAGATGCGGCAGACGCCCACAACAATACTTTGCATACACGTTTGCAtactttccattcattttggaGAAGGCCATTTTGGACACGTTAAGTCACCTGTCGATCGTGTCTCCGAGCAATCGCGAGCGCGTCTCCGGTCGGGCAGTTTCTTATCTCGGTCTCTGCTTTTCGGTGGCAAAGATGGCAATAAAGTGACTTTCTCTCCATTTGATTTGCCTTTGACAACAATTTACAGCAGCCATGTGGAAAACGACAAGAAGGATTTCGCTGTCTGTAAGTGTTATCTTGCACGACACAAAAGAAGGCTCCAATTGGGTGTTGAAAGGTTAATTGATAAGAATAATTATTCTCCGACGGGCCAAACGATTGATCTCGGTGCTCTTTTCAAGGGTAGATTGTGCTGCTTCCCCGAGGACCCTCTGGAGGACGTCGACGCTTGGAGCGAGTCGATGGACAATGTCCTCACATGCCAAAGTCAGTACCGCTCTCCGTCCCGCGAAGACGTGCTCACCTCTCGCGCGTGTTGTTGTTCTGTACGCGCCGTCGTCGCTTCCCTGTCATCTTTGCCTTTCCAGAAGGCCGACTGGCTTTCCGGCAGTTCTTGCAGTCCGAGCACAGCGAGGAGAACATCTTGTTTTGGCTTGCGTGTGAggagtacaaaaaaatgaagaacgTCCCGGAGATGATCTCTTCTGCCAACAGGATCTACTTTGAATTTGTCCAAACCGAAGCACCCAAACAGGTACATGATGGTCATGAGGATGTCGATTTCGTTAGTAATGGTCCAACTATGGACAGGAAAACCACGTAGGACTTTTCCCTATTTCGGTTTCTGGCGAGATGTGGCCCCCTTTATCAGAAGAATACAATGAAAGTGGAAAGATGTGCCGCTTTAATATGGTTTGATTTCAGATCAACATTGATTGCGGTACCAGGGACAAAATAGCAACGAACATCTCCCAGCCGACGCCGACTTCCTTCGACTCGGCGCAGAAGCTCATCTACTCCCTGATGGCGAGGGATTGCTACCCGCGCTTCCTCAAGTCGGACATCTACCGAGCACTCCTGAGGAAGAGGGACTTGAGGTGACTGTCGTCCAACTTTCCGAGCCGACGGACTCCCAGGCACGCAAAGTCGCCGCCGCCCTCTTCTTCTGTTGTGATTTGACGCTGAATGTCCGGATTCTGGCCCCGCAATGCGGCTGTGACTGGAGCAAATGTTGACGTTCTCAACCCGTGTGATTTGGGAGGCGCTCGCAGCCTTTATTATGCCTACGttatctgttttatttattaacacaacaaaagtgagtatTTGAAAAGACGGTGGGctaaaaattgaattttctcAGCCCACAACACCATCAAAAAGAACTCCCCAGAAGTATTATCAACGTTATTCAATTCAATCAAATCCAAAGGCGCACCAACACATTCTGTTtccaaataaatgtgatttcttTCCTTGGGGGAAAACTTTCATGTGTTACAAATTAAAAGTTGACTAATCTTTTACCTTGATGTTGCTGAATGAAGGTGAGCAAAATACTGGAAACAGCTCCCGCGCGATGGGCTGTACGTCTTCACAGCTGCAACTGCAATAATAAAGATTTATTTCATATCTTACTGCATTACTGTGGTTAGTAAACTACAATTTTTGTCCAGTTTCTTATTTGGAACATTTGATTTATTGGGTGCATTGTATTAAtatcggcggcacggtgccgccgctagaaagcgttggcctgagagttctgaggacccggtttcaatcccggtgtgacggtctgagcgctcccggtgcggCAAAGTctttttgtgattaatgcgcatgtgcgtatattttgtaaacttccggccattctgaaacacccCCAtgcatgcttcaacatgtgccatacGACaccttgtcgccgagtgttaaTGTTCGCAAAAGACGTACCGGAAAGCCGAACAGAGCGAACGtacatacatgtgtatatcttttttttatcaacttttttttttaaggttaggttagggttaggttataacattTTAGCTCCTTCTAtgtcatgggtgtcaaactcatttttgccacgGGCCACACTGTAGTTGCAGTTTGCATCTTAGGGCCGTGAAACAatcaaaaattgtaatttcCTCGTTAGCTTTATACTgatttggaatcaaaaatcaaggtacattttttttgggctattgttcatatttggtaactACTTGCAATATAAAAAAGTCGTCATTTATGACAGggcaatttgacattttaacaaAAACCCTGGAAGTTGACATGCAcaatttgccttcgtgggccacataaaaccatgcggcgggccagatctggcccctggaccTTGAGTTTTGACACCTCTGAATCTATGCAGGAGAAAGGGAACTacgagaccgggagatttcccagtaagcgtctcctacgtacccagagttcccctgttagtaacgcaagCGCATTGATCAcagggagacttttcagcacaggggagcgctcagaccgtcacaccggccctccctttgtagagtttgcatgttctcctcgtgcatgcgtgggttttctccggacactccactttcctgccacatcccaaaaacatgcaacattaattggacactataaaattgcccgtaggtgtcatggtgagtgcgactatttgtctcaatgtgtcctgcgattggctgggaatcagttcagggtgtaccccgcctcctgcccgttgacagctaggataggctcaagcactcccgctgaccttgtaaggataagcggcgaagaaaatggatggatggatgtattcattcattcattcaagagGACCAAGGAGTGTGAATTAGCACCACATGGCAACTGACACAATTATTTGAATGTTGCACAACACGAGGCGTTTTTATTGTACTTCCGGTTTATGATGTAAGCAATCGTGGGAAAGgaaattatgttgtttttttttgggggggggttcagtttggcttgatgatgatgatgatttcaaTAACATGACGGACGCATGTTCTGTGCGGGCACTGTTTTTACTTCACAGTTTTCAGTGCGAATGAAAAGAATACTGTAATTAAACTACTTCGGCTAGAGAAGTGAAGTCAAGTGTACTTCCAAAGAAATATCATGGCTGAATGGTGAGATGTTTTGgggagtttttgtgtttttgcttgcAATGTTCTTTTCGCTGCAGGATTGCTACGCAATTTGTTCCGATATTACTTTGCAATTATCCAGCGTTCACTCCCAGCGTGCAGACATCAGGCAGATGATTACTACCTCAAGTGACAAAATCCTCTTCCAGAATTTAACTCTTTTGGGAAGAAATCAAAAAGGTGTGTCTGCGACAACGTAGGGAAAAACACCCACACTGATGAAAATTGAAGTTTGTTTATGAGGAGGAAGCGGgtgagatgaggaaaaaaaatgataccgcCGAGTGACAGCGACAGTTGATGGAGGAAGTGGAATCAAAAGTTTTGCATAAGTCCGTATCACGGCATCTGATGAACTCGTGCGTTCCAGACCGTGATGACGTCCGTCAAGCGGCTCGCAAATTCACCGCAGCGCAAACTGCTGAATGCGATGTCTGCGTATCCATGGAGAAAACAATATTTCTTGCTTTAAAGTAGCGTTCAAgatctccctaaaaaaaaaaaaaaaatcttatgccTTCATTCTTTTTGTTCTACAAAGCAGATTTTGGAGCAGAACATTGAAGTCCTTGAATGCATACAAAATTCTTTGTCccagaaaacaaaattttcaatgtctttttttttttattatttttacttgcaCAGAATAAACTCCTTCAAATCCTTCAGGATGATTTCACAAGTGAATAACctcaatgtccatccatccatccattttcttttgccacttatcctcacaagggtctcggggagtgctggagcctatcccagctgtcaacgggcaggaggcgggttacaccctgaactggtcgccagccaattacagggcacttggagacaaacagtcgcactcaccatcacaattcagagtctccaattaatgttggatgtttttagggatgcgggaggaaccCGGAGCGCCCGGGggggaacccacgcaggcacggggagaacatgcaaactccacacaggcggggcggcatcgaacccgggtcctcagaactgtgaggcatacgctttaccagctgatccacggagCCACACTCACCTCAATGTGTCTCCTGTCAATGCTAAAAACACAAATCACCGTGAAATCTCGTGTAGCATTTTTGCTTTGATCCTCGCACGTCCGTGATGAAGCGAGCGACTGACGTCAGCGGCCGTTCTGTCCCTGCAGCGACCTCCTGGGCTGACGTCCGAATGCAAATTGGAAGAACGTTTGCCCGTCGCTGTTGTCATGTGCGCGCACTCGGAGTCAACCGCGAAAAAGAGTCAAACCTTTGCTACTTttgcactgctttttttttcttgccttctGGAGTAACTGCACTCCACTTCCATCATAAAGCACACGTTtatcattttattgatttttttttttttttttttgctagtctTTGTGCCCATCTGCAGTAAGAAGATAGAATTGGAATAGTTTATTATGAGACCGCAGGTGAGTTGAGCTGTTACTTTAGAaaaacatacatccatccatccattttctttgccacttatcctcacaaggttcacagggagtgccggtcaatttagaatgtccaatagatgttggatgtttttgggatgtgggaggaaaccggagtgcccggagaaaacccacacgggcacggacgaggagaacgtgcaaacaccacacaggcgggtccgggattgaacccggtacctaagaactgtgagaccgacgctttccagctgagacaccgtgctgcctttagaaaaatatgacaaagtaaaagtaaaaaagtactcTATTAAATAATGAATTTAGTAAGAGGAAATAAGTTATATGAAAAACTACTCAAGTACTAAGTTGCCGGTTAGTAacttatccagccatccattttctgagtcacccatcctcacgagtgtgctggaacctatcccagctgtcattgggcagtaggcggggtacaccctgaactggtcgccagccaatcgcaggacacatagagacaaacaacaattcccACTCACAATtccaccaaggggcaatttagtctccaatgaacgcatgttttttgggatgtggcaggaaaccggagcacccggagaaaaccgacgcaggcacggggagaacatgcaaactccacacaggcgggtccggatttgaagccgggtcctcagaactgtgaggccaacgctccaaccagttgcgccactgtgccaccatttGACATTGTGTAAAACGGTAAATCTTCATAAAACAATAATGTAGTCATATTTAACCACAAGAAATTGTTACATGAACTGTTTGTTTAAGCACGTCAGCGGTTGCCTGACATGCCCATCGTTTTCGGAGTCTGTAAAAGGTACACAGATTTAATGTTTGATAAAAATGTGTGGTGTTCGTCAACTTGTGCTCAAAATCAGTCCCAACGTTCTTTTTCTGGCCTTGAGTTAGTTCACACTTTCCTCTCCTTGAGTTTTTTTAACTAAACAGCAAACTCTAAATGACATGCTGGGATTTCTTGGTTCGTTGTTGACAAGCAAACATTGTTGTGCATGACTATGTAAAGGCTAAATCGCTGAAAAGAACAGAAACTCACTGGTTGGAGCCCAAAACCTCCACCAAACTGTAATCCCACGACATGCGGTTCTCCAGCAGTTGGATCTGGTTCGTCATCGCCCGCCTGGCCCAGATGCAAGTGGGCGGTGAAAATGCGTtcattaattcttattctttaTTCCGACGCTCGctgaaataaatgtaatgttttcttCCTGGACTCAAATATCCCCGCAAAGTTGAATGGTGTTGACATGAGACCTGATTTAGTCGACATCGGCAAGGTCAGTTAACAGTCCTTCAAGTTTGTGTCATGCTTGTGACGGCGTGTTCAAGTTTGACCTCAACTTTTGACATTCGACGTTATATTTTCCAAAACACGTCCAGAAAACGAGCTCTTTGTTATTGCAAAAGTGTGGCAGACATTTGCCTATCTGCTTTCCGCTGCCACATTTGCATCTCTGTACGCGACATCAATCTATGAAGTGCACCGGCTTGGCCCGGTTTCAGCGAGTGCTGCCGTCGCGGCATGTGCGTAACACTCAACTTCCTCTTTTTTCCTGCGGTTAGCTCAGAACGACTGTGACGTCGGTTCCTCACTTCCTCTGCTCGTATAAAAGTCGGTATCTCGGT harbors:
- the LOC133510940 gene encoding regulator of G-protein signaling 21-like, translating into MWKTTRRISLSGRLCCFPEDPLEDVDAWSESMDNVLTCQKGRLAFRQFLQSEHSEENILFWLACEEYKKMKNVPEMISSANRIYFEFVQTEAPKQINIDCGTRDKIATNISQPTPTSFDSAQKLIYSLMARDCYPRFLKSDIYRALLRKRDLR